DNA sequence from the Marinilongibacter aquaticus genome:
TGCACCAAGCTATTATGCAAGGCAAATCGGGTGAATTGAGGCGTTTCAGAGATTTGGGGCCTGCTTTGGAAGTATTGGAAAAGGTGGATTTTGAAGAGATCCGAAGTCATTTTCATGTGCCCATTTTCCTCGATGATTTTAACGGATTGAAAAGCACACAGTCTGCCATAAGCGAATGTCTGAAAGTCTGGAAGGAAAAGAATTTTACCAATCATTTGGAAATTGAGACCTACACTTGGTCGGTACTGCCCCAAAGCTTGCAAGTGGATATGAGTGCATCCATTGTGCGGGAATTGCAGTGGGTACTGGACGAATTGAATCGAAAATAAATATGAAGAAAACGGCAGTAGTAAATGTGGTGGGGCTTTCACAGCGATTGTTGGACGAACGCCTGCCTTTTTTGAGCCAATGGGCAAAGAATAAAAGTGTGGCAGCCATCGATACGGTTTTGCCGGCTGTCACCTGCTCTTCGCAAGCCACATATTTGACGGGAAAATGGCCCACTGAGCACGGCATTGTAGGAAACGGTTGGTTTTTCAAAGATACGCAAGAAGTGAGTCTTTGGAAGCAATCGAATAAGCTTGTGCAGGCTCAAAGTGTTTGGGACAATATCCGCGAAGAAAAACCAGAATTTACTGTTGCCAACATGTTTTGGTGGTTCAATATGTACTCGACAGCCGATTATTCTGTGACTCCTCGGCCGCAGTACAGGGCCAATGGTTTGAAAATTCCCGATTGTTATGCTTGGCCTTCAGAATTGCGTGATCGTTTGCAGGAAGAATTGGGTACTTTCCCACTTTTTCATTTTTGGGGTCCTAAAACCACTGTGAAAAGCAGTAAATGGATTGCCGAAGCCTCGATGAAAGTACACGATTGGCACAATCCAGACCTGATGCTGGTCTATCTGCCTCATCTTGATTACGTCTTGCAAAAATACGGCCACGACGATCAGTTTTTGGCGAAGGATTTGTTGGAAATCGATAAAGTGTGCGAAAACCTGATCACACATTTGGAAGCGAAAGGCGTGGAGGTGATGGTGCTTTCGGAGTACGGCATTACCAATGTGTCGCGACCTGTGCATGTGAATCGCGTGTTGCGTGAAATGGATTTGATTGCCGTTCGTGAAGAAAATGGACTGGAACTTTTGGATGGTGGACAAAGCAAGGCTTTTGCGGTCTCCGACCATCAGATTGCCCACGTCTATGTGCAAGACAAAGCGGTTTTGCCGCAAGTGAAAGAGCGTCTTGCGGCTTTGCCCGGTGTAGAACTGGTGTTGGATGATGAAGGCAAAGAGAAATACAATATTGCTCATGAACGTGCCGGAGATCTCGTTTTGCTTGCGGATAAAGATTCTTGGTTTACGTATTATTATTGGCTCGACGATGCAAAGGCTCCAGATTTTGCCCGCACAGTAGATATCCATAAAAAACCAGGTTACGATCCTGCCGAAATGTTTTTCGACCCTGAGAAAAGTGTGGTAATGCTGAGGGCGGCCTTGAAACTTTTGGGTAAAAAGTTGGGTTTCCGTACCACAATGGATTTGATCGGTTTGGATGCGACTTTAATTAAAGGTTCGCACGGTAGAAATCCCGAATCAAATTTGGATAAAGCCATTTTCATTGGTGGGGGCGAATACGAAGAATTGATTTCGCCGATAGCGGTACACGATATTATCAAATCGAATTGCCTGAAAGATTGAACTCCTTTTAGCCCTTGATTTGTGCAGCAGTATCTTTTCTTCCTAAAATAAAGCGAATGCCAAATCCAATGGTAATCGGAAAGGTGCGGGCCTGCGAATAATTGCTCAAGGGTTCTAAACTAGGCCTTATCGGGAAACCGAAACTCAAATCTGTGCGAAAGTTCTTCGATCCAAGTGCGAAAAGGAAGCCCGGTTCAAAGAGGAAATATTGGGAGTGTATCCTATCACGTTCGGCATTGAGGTGATGGCCGTTATAAATAAAGTAGTCGGCCCTAAGCGACAATATGGCGTCGCCCTTTAGGCCTTTGTAAATTGTACCGCCGCTGATGCCCAAATTGGCTTGAACAAAGGGTCGCACAAATTTGCCTTCATAGGTGCGTTCGCTCAAGGTACTGTCGGCATAGCCGTGGTTTTGGCCAAATCCGATACCTGTTTGAAAAAATGTACCCCCCGGATTGGCCTCTCTGTATTTACCGACTCCAATTTCGCCTTCTTTTACGCTGTAAATAGAATGATTGCTGTTGTACATGCCAGTGATGCCGATATGGGCTGGCAAGGCCACTGCGGCTTTGGCCGAGTATCCTGAAGAGCCGAGGTCGCCAGAAAGCTGCACTTCTCCCGCATTGGCAAAAAGAGCGGGGCTGCTCGTGGGATGAAAATACCGGTAAGTAGGTCTTTGGCAGGCACTTATTCCTAAAGCAACAAAGACGCAGAAGGTCGCATAGTGTCGAAATGGCATACCGTGATTTTTATGATGTTGTACAGCAAGCTTAAAATTTCTGTTCCGTTTGGATAGGAGTCGTCAACCGCTTGGCTTGTAACTTGAATACGTGTTCAAAGAATCAAAGATACAATTTTTCAATTCTGGATGTCGATCCTTGTACGTATAGCCAATTTTGCCTGTGTTTTGTCAAGCATTTATTTATAAATTGCCCGACAATTCTAAAATAAGCCTGAATGAGTTTTCCAAAGAATCAAAAGAAAGTGATAAATGCTTGGTGCATGTACGACTGGGCCAATTCTGTGCACAATCTCGTGATCACGTCGGTGATTTTTCCTATTTATTTTCACGCTACGGCAGTCGGTTCCGACGGTAGCGATGTGATCGATTTTTTGGGATTTCGCATAAACAACGACGTGTTGTACAGCTACACTTTGTCGGTTTCTACTTTGATTTTGGTGCTTCTCAGTCCGGTTTTGACGGGCGTAGCCGACAACAGCGGTCGCCGAAAATTCTTCCTGAAACTCTTTTGCTATTTGGGGGCGGCAAGCTGTGTGTATTTCTATTTTTTCACAAAAAACAATATTGTCAGTTCGGTGGTGGCCTTTGGTTTGTCGATGATTGGTTGGGGCGGTTCGGTTGTTTTTTACAATTCCTATTTGCCCGACATTGCTTCGGAAGACCGTTTCGATCGTATATCGGCTAGAGGTTTTGCCTACGGTTATGTGGGCAGTGTGATCTTGTTGATTTTCAATTTGCTTATGATCATGAAACCCGATTTGTTTGGGCTTTCTCAGGCCGATTCAGATTCGGGTCTGACTTCCCGTATTGCCTTTGTTACGGTGGGGCTGTGGTGGGCCGGTTTTGCACAAATCCCCTTTTACCATTTGCCCAAAGACAAGAGCCAAAGTTTTCAGGTAGCTTGGTTGAAAAAAGGCTTCGGTGAGCTAAAAAAGGTATTCGACGAAATGCGACAAAAGGCTTTGCTCAAACGCTTTTTGGCTGCATTCTTTATTTACGATATGGGTGTGATGACGGTAATCTATGTGGCGGCTCTTTTTGCCGATAAAGAATTGAAAATCCCAACAGACGGACTTATCATTACCATTTTATTGATTCAATTGGTGGCCATTCCAGGCTCATTCTTGGCTTCTTTTCTTTCTCGGAAATTCGGCAATACGATTGCACTTCGTATAGAGATTGCCATTTGGGCTACCGTGCCTTTGGCGGCGTATTTCACCACCACGGCCGAGCAGTTTTATGTCATTGCCGCAGTGGTGGGCTTGGTGATGGGAGGCATACAATCGCTCTCACGCTCTACCTACGCGAAATTGATTCCTGACGACACAAAGGATACTGCTTCTTACTTCAGTTTTTACGATGTCTGCGAGCGTTTGGCCACGGCTTTGGGTACTTTTTTCTTCGGATTTATTATTCAACAAACCGGCAGTATGCGGAACTCTGTGTTGTTGATTCTCGTACTTTTCATCGCGGGTTTTCTTTTGCTTACGCGAATTCCTTCAAAGCAGGTTTACAAAGGCTGATCTTCGAGTAGCGGAAAGTACCTTTCTTCGATGATTTGCTTGTGATGGATCGGATGCCCGCAAATGATGTATCCGATGGCGGCTACGCTCAAGTTTCGGCCCGAAGCAATGCCTTCGTTGTACAAGGTTTTTTCGTCAAAAGATTCAAACAATTGGATGCTTGCCTGCCGCACGGTTTCCCATTCTTTGAGCATTTCTTTCAAAAAACGCTTTTCGGCGGGAGCATATTTGGCGTACTTGTTTTCGTCGAAACCGGGCAGTTCGGTTTTGTCGGATCGGGCAAAGCATAAAGCTCTGTAGGCCATGATTCTTTCGGTGTCAATGAGGTGCTGGACAATGGTTTTGATGGTCCATTTTTCAGGGGCATAGACCTTGGATTTCAAGGCTTCGAGCTTGTGAAAATCTGACAAAATGGCCGAAGGCGAGTGTACCGACAAAGCCTCCAAAAGGGGAATATTGTCCACTTTCATGATGTACTTGTCGTAAAAATTCGGCAATTCTGGCAGGTTTGTCCACTTTGTAATCATGGGTACTGTTTTTGTAGATTGATAATGACAAATATGCATAAAAGCCACCATTAGTCCTGAGAATTTGACCGATTGTCAAGAATTAATGTAGCTGCAACAGAAAATTTAACGCTTTCATTACCTTTAGTTCGTGAAAAGGTTATAACTTAGAAGATATCACATATGGACGACGCAGCAGTATTGGAAAACAAACCGACATATAACGAGAAAGAAAAATATGCCATATTTGATCAGGAGTTTATGCCACACATAGATTCCATGTTCAACTTTGCCTTCCGCCTAACCAATGATGAAGATGACGCCAACGATTTGGTACAGGATACGTATTTGAAAGCATTTCGCTTTATCAATTCTTTTCAAAAAGGCACCAATGCAAAGGCATGGCTTTTCAGG
Encoded proteins:
- a CDS encoding DinB family protein — encoded protein: MITKWTNLPELPNFYDKYIMKVDNIPLLEALSVHSPSAILSDFHKLEALKSKVYAPEKWTIKTIVQHLIDTERIMAYRALCFARSDKTELPGFDENKYAKYAPAEKRFLKEMLKEWETVRQASIQLFESFDEKTLYNEGIASGRNLSVAAIGYIICGHPIHHKQIIEERYFPLLEDQPL
- a CDS encoding alkaline phosphatase family protein, coding for MKKTAVVNVVGLSQRLLDERLPFLSQWAKNKSVAAIDTVLPAVTCSSQATYLTGKWPTEHGIVGNGWFFKDTQEVSLWKQSNKLVQAQSVWDNIREEKPEFTVANMFWWFNMYSTADYSVTPRPQYRANGLKIPDCYAWPSELRDRLQEELGTFPLFHFWGPKTTVKSSKWIAEASMKVHDWHNPDLMLVYLPHLDYVLQKYGHDDQFLAKDLLEIDKVCENLITHLEAKGVEVMVLSEYGITNVSRPVHVNRVLREMDLIAVREENGLELLDGGQSKAFAVSDHQIAHVYVQDKAVLPQVKERLAALPGVELVLDDEGKEKYNIAHERAGDLVLLADKDSWFTYYYWLDDAKAPDFARTVDIHKKPGYDPAEMFFDPEKSVVMLRAALKLLGKKLGFRTTMDLIGLDATLIKGSHGRNPESNLDKAIFIGGGEYEELISPIAVHDIIKSNCLKD
- a CDS encoding MFS transporter, encoding MSFPKNQKKVINAWCMYDWANSVHNLVITSVIFPIYFHATAVGSDGSDVIDFLGFRINNDVLYSYTLSVSTLILVLLSPVLTGVADNSGRRKFFLKLFCYLGAASCVYFYFFTKNNIVSSVVAFGLSMIGWGGSVVFYNSYLPDIASEDRFDRISARGFAYGYVGSVILLIFNLLMIMKPDLFGLSQADSDSGLTSRIAFVTVGLWWAGFAQIPFYHLPKDKSQSFQVAWLKKGFGELKKVFDEMRQKALLKRFLAAFFIYDMGVMTVIYVAALFADKELKIPTDGLIITILLIQLVAIPGSFLASFLSRKFGNTIALRIEIAIWATVPLAAYFTTTAEQFYVIAAVVGLVMGGIQSLSRSTYAKLIPDDTKDTASYFSFYDVCERLATALGTFFFGFIIQQTGSMRNSVLLILVLFIAGFLLLTRIPSKQVYKG